The DNA sequence GGCTCGCCCGCCGGCGCAGTCGCATCCACCGGTGACCCACCGGCTGTGCGCCGCCGATATCCGCGTCGGTCACGGTGCCGAGCGCTCGACCCTGGTGACGGTGGACTTGCAACCCGGTGCCCGGCTCGCGGTCACCGGCCCCAGCGGCTCCGGCAAAACGACGCTGCTGATGACGCTGGCCGGCCTGTTGCCGCCACTACACGGCCAGGCCGAGTTGGACGGGAGGGCGCTCAGTGATTTCGACGAAGACCAATTGCGCAATGCCATCACCTTTTTCGCCGAAGACGCACACATTTTTGCCACCACCGTCCGCGACAACCTGCTGGTGGCCCGCCGCGACTGTCGAGACGACGAGCTGATGGCGGTCATCCACTGGGTCGGGCTCGGTGGGTGGCTGGCGGGCCTGCCCGACGGCTTGGCCACGGTGTTATCCGGTGGCGCGCACGCGGTGTCCGCGGGTCAACGCAGGCGGCTGCTGCTGGCCCGGTCCGTGCTCTCACCAGCGCGCATCGTTTTGCTCGACGAACCCACCGAGCACCTCGACGCCGGCGACGCCGATCTGCTGCTGCGCCGGCTGCTTGAGCCCGAAGGCGGGCTGATCGAAGCAGAACGGACGGTGGTGATAGCCAGCCACCACCTACCCAACGACATCCGCTGTCCAGTACTCGGTATCAACCCTGCTCTACCTCACCACGCTGTGTCGGCGGGTCCAACATGAGTGCACGGTCCGGGCAGTAGAACGTGAGCGCGGTGGCCAGAAACGCCCACGCCTGCGCCTGGCTGGTATTCCGGGCAAGGTTGGTGGATAGGAAACGGGTTGAGTCGGCGGTGGTGGCGTCCACGCCGCGGCGCAGTCGTTCGCAGGTGATCTTGGCCAGCCACGCGTTGTGGTCGCGACTGCCGTAGATGCCGTGGCTGTGGAGTTGATCAGCAAACTCGGTGTCGATGTCGGCATGCGCAGGCGCCGCCAAGGTGATCGCGGTAGCGACAATCGCCGCGAGTCCTGTCTGTCTCATCACGGCGTCTCACCAGTCCCATAGGGAGTCATCGTCGGGAGGATATTGGGAGCACGCGCCAGTGGTCTTTGCGACGATTCCCTTGTTGTTGAAGAAGATCTTCCCCCAGTTCGGCCACGCCGCGGTCAGGGGGTCAGCGAAATGAGTGGCCCATTCCTCGGATTGGGCTCTGCGGCCGTCGGGGCTCAGCGAAAGAAACCAATGTATTTCCTCCTTCGTCGCCCGCTGAACTTCTAACGGGTGATTACGAAAGTCGGTCATATACCGGTCGTAATATACGGGAGATCGGTCGCGCGCGGCGCCCAAGAGTTGCTCTGCGGTGCACGTTGTCTGAATGATCCTGCGTGGTATCGGGTAGTCCTGCGTGGAATCAGCCGCCGCGACACCGGGCAACACCGTCGCGGCGATGGTGCTGGCCAACAGGATAGTGGCCGCGCTCAACACCCGGCGCTGTCGGCGCCAGTAGCCGCCGATGCCACTTTTGGCGCGCCACGCCGAGTAACCGAACCCGCGCACATTGTTCCCGCACATCATGGGTGCACTCCTTATATGTCGGCAGGGATAACGGTTGAAACTCGGCTTATTTCGTCGGAATCTCCTCGGTAGGAGCTTCCGAGCCAGCCGACGGGCTCCGAGGAGCCCGAGACATATAACTGGCCGGGCGTTGGCGCACCTTCTGCGGCCACCAGAACCAGGGTCCGAGCAGCGCCGCGGAAGACGGCGTCAGGAATGACCGCACGATCAGGGTGTCGAACAGCAGTCCGAGCCCGATCGTGCTGCCGGCCTGGCCGATCGAGTAGAGGTCACTGGCGACCATGGACATCATCGTGAACGCGAAAACCAGTCCGGCCGCGGTGACCACCGATCCGGTACCGCCGATCGAGCGGATGATCCCGGTCTTGATCCCGGCACCGATTTCCTCTTGGAAGCGTGAGACCAACAGCAGGTTATAGTCCGAGCCCACCGCAAGCAGGATGATGACGCCGAACACCGGTGCGATCCAGTTCAACTCCAGGCCGAACAAGTGCTGCCAGACCAGCACGGTCAGCCCGAACGCCGCACTCAGTGACAGCAGCACCGTTCCGACGATCACCGCCGAGGCCACCAACGCCCGGGTGATCAGCAGCATCACGATGAAGATCAGGGTCACCGCCGCTGCTCCGACGATCAGGATGTCGTAGGTGGAACCGGACTGGATGTCGTTGTACACCGCCGCGGTTCCGGTGAGATAGAACTTGGCAGTGGTCAGCGGGGTGCCCTTGACCGCGTCGTGCGCTGAGGCGAGCATCGGCTCGACGAACGAAATACCTTTGGGCGTGGCCGGGTCCGCGTCGTAGGTGACGATGAACCGTGCTGCCGTGCCGTCCGGGGACAAGAAGAGTGCTAAGCCCTTCTGGAAGTCCGGGTTGTCGAAGGCCTCCGGTGGCAGGTAGAAGTAGTCGTCGGCTTTGGATGCGTCGAAGGCCCGGCCCATCTCGCTGGCGGTGTCGGTCATCCGCGCCATCTGGGTCACCAGTCCGGCGAAGCTCGAGTGCATCGAGAGCAGATTGGCC is a window from the Mycobacterium sp. SVM_VP21 genome containing:
- a CDS encoding DUF5078 domain-containing protein — protein: MMCGNNVRGFGYSAWRAKSGIGGYWRRQRRVLSAATILLASTIAATVLPGVAAADSTQDYPIPRRIIQTTCTAEQLLGAARDRSPVYYDRYMTDFRNHPLEVQRATKEEIHWFLSLSPDGRRAQSEEWATHFADPLTAAWPNWGKIFFNNKGIVAKTTGACSQYPPDDDSLWDW
- a CDS encoding DUF732 domain-containing protein gives rise to the protein MRQTGLAAIVATAITLAAPAHADIDTEFADQLHSHGIYGSRDHNAWLAKITCERLRRGVDATTADSTRFLSTNLARNTSQAQAWAFLATALTFYCPDRALMLDPPTQRGEVEQG